A single genomic interval of Notolabrus celidotus isolate fNotCel1 chromosome 13, fNotCel1.pri, whole genome shotgun sequence harbors:
- the smyd2b gene encoding N-lysine methyltransferase SMYD2-B isoform X3: MHKLECSAITAFGENWCPTEMARLVARILAKKKTQKERCASEKILSIEEMQSHEEDVDNEKREMTELDVAGLHRYFSKHLELLGHKELLTLFSQVACNGFTIEDDELSHIGTAVYPDVALINHSCLPSVIVTYKGTSAEIRAVKDMKPGDEVLISYIDLLYPTDDRNNRLRESYYFSCDCKECKSKSKDKVKLKVRKRKDPIEPDVINNMVRYARKIIGEFRSSKHIKTPSELLEMCEQSLEEMGAVFDDSNIYMLHMLYQAMGVCLYMEDPEGAIRYGEKIIKPYSHLYPPYSLNVSSMYLKLGRLYMGMERPSMGISALKKAMAIMEVAHGKDHLYLSELRKEIAQK; the protein is encoded by the exons ATGCACAAGCTGGAGTGCTCTGCAATAACTGCGTTTGGGGAGAACTGGTGCCCGACAGAGATGGCCCGCCTGGTGGCTCGGATCCTTGCCAAGAAG aaaacacagaaagaaaggtGCGCTTCTGAGAAGATTTTATCCATAGAGGAGATGCAGTCAC ATGAAGAGGATGTCGACaatgagaagagagagatgaccGAGTTGGATGTTGCCGGACTTCATCGTTACTTCTCCAAACATTTGGAATTGCTTGGCCACAAAGAGCTGCTCACACTCTTTtcccag GTTGCCTGTAATGGTTTCACAATAGAGGATGATGAGCTGTCCCATATAGGTACTGCAGTCTACCCAGA TGTGGCTCTTATAAACCACAGCTGTCTTCCCAGCGTCATCGTCACGTACAAGGGGACGTCGGCAGAGATCCGTGCTGTAAAGGACATGAAGCCTGGAGATGAA gtcCTCATCAGCTACATTGACCTCCTCTACCCAACAGACGACCGCAACAACCGGCTAAGAGAGTCCTATTACTTCAGCTGTGACTGCAAGGAATGTAAGAGCAAGTCCAAG GACAAGGTTAAGTTGAAAGTACGAAAGCGGAAGGACCCCATTGAGCCAGACGTCATCAACAACATGGTGCGCTACGCCAGGAAGATCATCGGAGAGTTCCGGTCCTCCAAGCACATAAAAA CCCCCAGTGAGCTGCTGGAGATGTGTGAGCAGAGCCTGGAGGAGATGGGAGCTGTGTTCGATGACTctaacatctacatgctccacATGTTGTACCAGGCCATGGGGGTGTGTCTCTACATGGAGGATCCAGAAGGAGCAATCAGATACGGAGAGAAGATCATCAAACCTTACAG CCATCTGTACCCACCTTACTCTCTGAATGTATCCTCCATGTACCTGAAGCTGGGACGACTGTACATGGGAATGGAGAGGCCCTCAATGGGAATCAGTGCTCTGAAAAAG GCAATGGCTATCATGGAGGTGGCTCATGGGAAGGATCACTTGTACTTGTCAGAGCTGCGCAAAGAGATTGCACAAAAATGA
- the smyd2b gene encoding N-lysine methyltransferase SMYD2-B isoform X1: MTGGIAGVERFDSPGKGRGLRVTRAFKLGELLFSSQAYSYVLSVKERGCYCECCFNRKEGLARCGKCKKTFYCNAKCQKADWAMHKLECSAITAFGENWCPTEMARLVARILAKKKTQKERCASEKILSIEEMQSHEEDVDNEKREMTELDVAGLHRYFSKHLELLGHKELLTLFSQVACNGFTIEDDELSHIGTAVYPDVALINHSCLPSVIVTYKGTSAEIRAVKDMKPGDEVLISYIDLLYPTDDRNNRLRESYYFSCDCKECKSKSKDKVKLKVRKRKDPIEPDVINNMVRYARKIIGEFRSSKHIKTPSELLEMCEQSLEEMGAVFDDSNIYMLHMLYQAMGVCLYMEDPEGAIRYGEKIIKPYSHLYPPYSLNVSSMYLKLGRLYMGMERPSMGISALKKAMAIMEVAHGKDHLYLSELRKEIAQK, from the exons ATGACGGGCGGCATCGCGGGGGTCGAGAGGTTCGACAGTCCGGGAAAAGGACGAGGGCTCCGCGTTACCAGAGCTTTTAAACTGGGAGAGCTGCTGTTCTCCAGCCAGGCTTACTCTTACGTGCTGTCAGTCAAAGAGAGAGGCTGCTACTGTGAATGCTGCTTCAACAG GAAGGAGGGCTTGGCAAGATGTGGGAAGTGCAAGAAAACCTTCTACTGCAATGCAAAATGTCAG aAAGCAGACTGGGCCATGCACAAGCTGGAGTGCTCTGCAATAACTGCGTTTGGGGAGAACTGGTGCCCGACAGAGATGGCCCGCCTGGTGGCTCGGATCCTTGCCAAGAAG aaaacacagaaagaaaggtGCGCTTCTGAGAAGATTTTATCCATAGAGGAGATGCAGTCAC ATGAAGAGGATGTCGACaatgagaagagagagatgaccGAGTTGGATGTTGCCGGACTTCATCGTTACTTCTCCAAACATTTGGAATTGCTTGGCCACAAAGAGCTGCTCACACTCTTTtcccag GTTGCCTGTAATGGTTTCACAATAGAGGATGATGAGCTGTCCCATATAGGTACTGCAGTCTACCCAGA TGTGGCTCTTATAAACCACAGCTGTCTTCCCAGCGTCATCGTCACGTACAAGGGGACGTCGGCAGAGATCCGTGCTGTAAAGGACATGAAGCCTGGAGATGAA gtcCTCATCAGCTACATTGACCTCCTCTACCCAACAGACGACCGCAACAACCGGCTAAGAGAGTCCTATTACTTCAGCTGTGACTGCAAGGAATGTAAGAGCAAGTCCAAG GACAAGGTTAAGTTGAAAGTACGAAAGCGGAAGGACCCCATTGAGCCAGACGTCATCAACAACATGGTGCGCTACGCCAGGAAGATCATCGGAGAGTTCCGGTCCTCCAAGCACATAAAAA CCCCCAGTGAGCTGCTGGAGATGTGTGAGCAGAGCCTGGAGGAGATGGGAGCTGTGTTCGATGACTctaacatctacatgctccacATGTTGTACCAGGCCATGGGGGTGTGTCTCTACATGGAGGATCCAGAAGGAGCAATCAGATACGGAGAGAAGATCATCAAACCTTACAG CCATCTGTACCCACCTTACTCTCTGAATGTATCCTCCATGTACCTGAAGCTGGGACGACTGTACATGGGAATGGAGAGGCCCTCAATGGGAATCAGTGCTCTGAAAAAG GCAATGGCTATCATGGAGGTGGCTCATGGGAAGGATCACTTGTACTTGTCAGAGCTGCGCAAAGAGATTGCACAAAAATGA
- the smyd2b gene encoding N-lysine methyltransferase SMYD2-B isoform X2, with protein MQTVYNCLHSINKYTRKEGLARCGKCKKTFYCNAKCQKADWAMHKLECSAITAFGENWCPTEMARLVARILAKKKTQKERCASEKILSIEEMQSHEEDVDNEKREMTELDVAGLHRYFSKHLELLGHKELLTLFSQVACNGFTIEDDELSHIGTAVYPDVALINHSCLPSVIVTYKGTSAEIRAVKDMKPGDEVLISYIDLLYPTDDRNNRLRESYYFSCDCKECKSKSKDKVKLKVRKRKDPIEPDVINNMVRYARKIIGEFRSSKHIKTPSELLEMCEQSLEEMGAVFDDSNIYMLHMLYQAMGVCLYMEDPEGAIRYGEKIIKPYSHLYPPYSLNVSSMYLKLGRLYMGMERPSMGISALKKAMAIMEVAHGKDHLYLSELRKEIAQK; from the exons ATGCAAACTGTATACAACTGTTTACATTCTATCAACAAGTATACAAG GAAGGAGGGCTTGGCAAGATGTGGGAAGTGCAAGAAAACCTTCTACTGCAATGCAAAATGTCAG aAAGCAGACTGGGCCATGCACAAGCTGGAGTGCTCTGCAATAACTGCGTTTGGGGAGAACTGGTGCCCGACAGAGATGGCCCGCCTGGTGGCTCGGATCCTTGCCAAGAAG aaaacacagaaagaaaggtGCGCTTCTGAGAAGATTTTATCCATAGAGGAGATGCAGTCAC ATGAAGAGGATGTCGACaatgagaagagagagatgaccGAGTTGGATGTTGCCGGACTTCATCGTTACTTCTCCAAACATTTGGAATTGCTTGGCCACAAAGAGCTGCTCACACTCTTTtcccag GTTGCCTGTAATGGTTTCACAATAGAGGATGATGAGCTGTCCCATATAGGTACTGCAGTCTACCCAGA TGTGGCTCTTATAAACCACAGCTGTCTTCCCAGCGTCATCGTCACGTACAAGGGGACGTCGGCAGAGATCCGTGCTGTAAAGGACATGAAGCCTGGAGATGAA gtcCTCATCAGCTACATTGACCTCCTCTACCCAACAGACGACCGCAACAACCGGCTAAGAGAGTCCTATTACTTCAGCTGTGACTGCAAGGAATGTAAGAGCAAGTCCAAG GACAAGGTTAAGTTGAAAGTACGAAAGCGGAAGGACCCCATTGAGCCAGACGTCATCAACAACATGGTGCGCTACGCCAGGAAGATCATCGGAGAGTTCCGGTCCTCCAAGCACATAAAAA CCCCCAGTGAGCTGCTGGAGATGTGTGAGCAGAGCCTGGAGGAGATGGGAGCTGTGTTCGATGACTctaacatctacatgctccacATGTTGTACCAGGCCATGGGGGTGTGTCTCTACATGGAGGATCCAGAAGGAGCAATCAGATACGGAGAGAAGATCATCAAACCTTACAG CCATCTGTACCCACCTTACTCTCTGAATGTATCCTCCATGTACCTGAAGCTGGGACGACTGTACATGGGAATGGAGAGGCCCTCAATGGGAATCAGTGCTCTGAAAAAG GCAATGGCTATCATGGAGGTGGCTCATGGGAAGGATCACTTGTACTTGTCAGAGCTGCGCAAAGAGATTGCACAAAAATGA